In Oryzias latipes chromosome 23, ASM223467v1, the DNA window CAACAGGTCTATGTCcgacatgaaaaaaatgcaaacttagagaaatgctgcattcatgtggtgttggaatgatgggaaaaatgattttccaactctgaaaacacacatgattgtaaaataacaacaaatatcCTCACGCCATCAGCGTGGATCAGCTGATCCTGTCATTCATAAAGAGCCGTGACAGAATCAGTGGATTCACGTCGACAGAGTTAAGAGTTGAAGCGTCAGAGGAGTCCAAAGACTGTTGAAGGATCCACGTTCATCCAAAACgctgacatgtttttttaaaaagtgaaacggTCCCCAGAGGAGCCTCACGTTTGGTGTCTTCCTTCCAGATGAAGATGATCTTCATGCACGGCGTTTTGGAGACCTATGAAGACCTGATCGGACACATGCTGAAGCAGCTGCCCACCGCCAGTCCGCCGCTGGGCTCCAACCAGGACAAACCCGCATCCCCCGGCACATCAAATGACGACGCCGCCCCGGTCAAAGCGGACGTCCGCTCAAAGCTGATGTACATCCTGGAGAAGATCCAGTTTCTGAAGACGCATCGCTACCAGGAGCAGGAGAAGCTCCTGCACCGCCTGCAGAACCTGAAGAAGATCCAGGTGTGGAGATGAGGACTCAGTTCAAACCCGTGACATGTTTGCAGAGCCTCAGCAGATGCTGGGAGGTTAGGTGGGCTCATGGGGGGGTCCATGGTCAGTCTGATGAGACTCAGCAGCAGACCCCCCATAAGGGCTGGGATTGGACTGACCTGGAGGTCCTCCATCAGGTCTACCGTCCAATCCAGGAACCTTCTCCAAGTCATGTTCTGAAacatctgcagagcagctggaagGGTTCTGATGGGTCAAAGTGAAGCcaagggtcaaaggtcaggtCGCAAACATCAGACCCCCCCGGCTCATCAGTAACCCATGCGGCTGCTTTGCTGCGGTGTGAGAGATGGTAACAAACGTGACGTTTCTCTTGCAGATGGACAACCGGACGGTCCAGAGCAAAGCATTATGGGAACTGCCGCAGCTTTTTGAAAAGGCGAGCTCGCTGGCCGATAACACGATGAGGAGGCGGCGGCGGCGTCAGGCGAGGAACAGGATGCGCCTGAAGGCCTGAAACGGGAAAGAGGCTGACATCGGAGCGAGCGCTGCCGCTGACGGTTGCCATGGCAGCGGTCAGACAAACAGCTTGAGAGCTTCTGGAGACGGCGGGAACTCGCTCACATGAGGGCGTCAGTCGAAGCCAACGTTTTTCAGCCTTTTATCCTAAGTTTGTCGTTATTACTTGAAGTGGATTTACTAAATCAGAAGAGTCTGGATATACTTGATTATTTTTCTACGAGtttatttaagaaatgtttaatgacagagtttttctgtttgaaaatgtGAATTCCTGCTGTGTTTACGCTCTGATTGGACAAAAGTGAAGAAGTGGGCGGTGCCTAACAGCAGCTGTCGTTTTGAATTCAAATGTAGCGAAGTGGTATAAATGTTTCCTGTCAGAGCTCATTTTGATCAAGTCATCAATATGTTTGATCAGGAGGTCACTGATGGATCAACTCTACCGCAGAAAGATCCACTGATTTTCTGCTTCTGTTGATCCTCAGAAATCACATGTTTACAGTACTTCAGTAGTACTTAAAGGTACTTTCTGCCCACTGAAGTACTTCGCTGGACCATCATTGCTGCACAAATCTGAGTTTTCACTGAATTTCTGTGCTTTCTTAATTTATTGATTATTTAAGGTTATTTATGGATGAATCATTGTTGAATatttattgtgtatttattgATTGGCACTTACTGAATAAACTAACTGACGGGCAGTTTGGTGTTTTCTGGCAGTTTTGCAACACGAGAGAATTGTGAAGGATCTTTCCTTTCAGGAATCACGACCTCAATAAAAGCTGCGAACGGCGTTGCATGGTTTTAGCCGCCCCGCACGCGGCGCCCCCCCATGTACCCAACATCGCTGGCTGAGCTCTCCATAGCTCCATGGGGACGACAAACAGGTCGTTCCAACTTTTAGAAGAATGAAGTGAACCTTTGGATTTCCTTGGAGGTTTGTGccagccacgcccacattcctaatatgttcatatcacACGTCGTGTCGtttcgttcagcttgagccaaacGTTCATGCATCAAATCTTCCTGATGTGTGAGAAACAGGGGAACCTGACTTTTGAGAGCTCGCCACGCTGACGCCGCTGAAAAACTACAAACTTTCAAGCCAACAGATTTTCCTGAGTAGCTTCATGACAAAAGTCAGGAGGTGATGGACTGAAATCTCTGGTCTAAATTTGTAGAAGGTACTAGACGGGATTTTTCTACAAAGTTtaagatggcagcctcttctgggggtcaaaggtcaacaacatTTCGGTTGTGGTCGTAGACTGAAGCTGGTTGTGTGAAATTATGTAAATATCTTTTAcagtttgccacaaaatggccaccaaagcGGTAgttcctgtggccatcccataatcattttaaagctTCCTTTGGTTGTTCCTGATGCTTGTTTTGGTTTCTTAgtggattttaatttttttaaccccataagagattttggcctCAATCTTTTTTCATGGTTTATTCTGCTGGGATGTCCTTCAGTCCAGGGCGGCTGcccccgccgccgccgctgccacCGCCGCTGCCACCGCCGCTGCCaccgccgccgctgctgccgccgccgctgctgctgctgatgagtGATTACGGTAGTTTCACATTAGTCATCCTTTTCCTGTTTGGAGTCGCGGGGGTCGCTGGAGCCGACCCCGCTTCTGTTGAGTGAAGGCGGggttaataacaataatattaaTGGATTCATcggcttttccagacgctcaaagttcttccagtgtgtccatcattcattcatacttggtggtGGTAACTATgtaccacagctgccctggggcagacggaCAGGGGCGTggctgaccatcactgggacattcacAGGGAGGGTGGGGAGGGTGAAGTGTTTAGCCCAAGGACACAGCGACAGTCGACTGaaggagcggggatcgaaccaccGACCCTTTGATCCACCACCTGAACCACTGCCACCTTAACCGGGACGTTTCACCAGAGCATGACAGGACAGTCTCAGATTATAACCTATTAAACAGGGAGTGGTTTTGAGTGTAAATGTGCTGCTGTCTGAGCTCTTTGGGATCCTCGTAGCACAGCTGCAGACCACCTCTCTAGCATCTTCTAACGTTGTGCTGATGTGGGGAACCAGATAGTCTGTTTGATCTGGTTTAAACGTTCACATAGGCTGGGAGTCTGCAACAGGCTCAGCATGAAAACCCATCAGGTGAATGAATCTGTGATGGAGGCTCTGAAGAATGTGTTACTGTGAATATAGCTATGAATCTACCCCATAATATTCTGTGAATATAGACCCCTACTCTGATGCTCTGGTGAAGCCATAggaatgggggtggggggtgggaggcgctattggaaaacagacagcttTAAAGTGAGTTTATCTCACCTCCACCTTTGGTCAACCTCCCCGTCTGAGTTCTTTTCTGCGGTTTCCGTTGCTGCGGATCAGATTTCTTATCTTCTGTCACGTTTCAGTTTCCGTTAAATCAGAAGTTTCTGCTTTTGATGCTGCAGAAACTGTAGAAACAAACATTCAGACTTCAAACATGAGGAGTGAGATGTTGAACCAAAATAATGAGGATCTTAGGAGATGAAAGTCTGCAGTTACATGCTGCTGCCTGCAGGGGGAGCAGCTTCTGCAGCATGGATGGGTCAAAAATGACCCAGTAATGTTGCTTTCATAACACTGAACAGGTTTTTGACCAAACATTTCTCTGGCCGTGATTCAATTTCCTTTATTAGTtaacaaatttgtttttcaacccATATTTTCACTGGTGGgtggaagaggttggctaaaaggaagtgggatgtagaaaggactgaggaaggtagacaggagtacaaggaagcgcagcgtagagtgaagagagaggtggcaaaggccaaacagaaagcttacgatgagctttatgacaggttagacacaaaggaaggagagaaggacttgtacaggctagccagacagagagacagagatgggaaggacgtgcaacagataagggtgattaaggacagagatggaaaggtgctaacaacccaggagagtgtacagaaaagatggaaggagtattttgaggagctgatgaacgaggaaaatgacagggaaagaagggaggaagatgtggttgttgtggagcaggaagtagcagagattggaaaggatgaggttaggaaggctctgaaaaggatgaagagcggaaaggccgttggtcctgatgacgtacctgtggaggtatggaagtgcctaggagagacagcagtggaatttctaacaaggttgttcaataggattttagagagtgagaagatgcctgaggaatggaggagaagcgttctggttccgatctttaagaacaagggtgacacgcagaactgcagcaactatagaggaataaagttgatgaaccacacaatgaagctgtgggaaagagtagtggaagccaggcttaggaagaaggtggagatttgtgagcagcagtatggtttcatgccccgtaagagcaccactgatgccatttttgctttgagaatgttgatggaaaagtacagagatggtcagaaggagctgcattgtgtgttcgtagatttagagaaggcgtatgacagggtgccgagggaggagctgtggtactgtatgaggtcgtctggagtggcagaaaagtatgtcagagtagttcaggacatgtatgagagaagtatgacggtggtgagatgtgctgtaggtcagacagaggagttcaaggtggaggtgggactacaccaaggatcagctttgagtccttttttgtttgctatgctgatggacaggctgacagacgaggtaagacaggaatctccctggacaatgatgtttgcggatgacattgtaatttgcagtgagagtagagagcaggtggaggaacagctagagaggtggaggtttgctctggaaagaagaggtatgaaggtcagtcgtagtaagacagaatacatgtgtctgaacgagagggatcaaggtagaagcgttaggttacaggggactgaggtgaagaaggtgcaggagtttaagtacttggggtcaacagttcagtgtgatggggagtgtggaaaagaggtgaagaggcgagtgcaggcaggttggagcgggtggaggaaagtgtcaggagtgttgtgtgacagaagagtgccagcaagactcaaaggaaaggtgtacaagacagtggtgagaccagctctgctctatgggttagagacggtagcagtgagacagagacaagaggctgagatggaggtagcagagatgaagatgttgaggttctccttaggagtgaccaggttagacaggataaggaacgagtacatcagagggacggctcacgttgcctgtgttagcgacaaagtcagagaagccagactgagatggtttggacatgttcagaggagggatagtggatatattggtagaaggatgttggagatggagctgcctggcaggagggcaagaggacggccaaagaggagatatatggatgtcttaacagaggacatgaagttggctaacgttagggtagaagatgttcatgatagagtgaggtggaaaaggatgattcgctgtggcgacccctgatgggaaaagccgaaagagaaagaagattttcaCTGgtgggtcaaaatgacccgcATTCATTTCCAATAAAATATCAGAGAGAGAGCTTTGATTCTTGTCAGTGACTCGAGGAATGCTTTTTTGTGGAGCGCACAGACTTTATGGTGAAGCTTTGGCACATTTTCAACAAGAAAGATCTACTTCCACTGCAGTAGTGCTGAGTCATGTCCCTCTACCATCAGCAACTAGGCCTTTACTTTGAACCAATGCCTGAATAGCTCACCTTCCTTCTCACCAACACTGGACCATAGAGATGGAAAAaccttgtctggtctgatgagtctcagtttctgctgccacattcagatggtagggtcagaatttaacatcaacaacatgaaagcatggatccatcctgccttgtatcaacggttcaggctggtggtggtggtgtcatggtgtgggggatatttccttggc includes these proteins:
- the LOC101168445 gene encoding uncharacterized protein LOC101168445 — protein: MMMMALMKVILCLWLTVTGVSASYVPQEMNKTIQNLLQHYKIPLVERFNGNPVFPKDSMDGNVEMKMIFMHGVLETYEDLIGHMLKQLPTASPPLGSNQDKPASPGTSNDDAAPVKADVRSKLMYILEKIQFLKTHRYQEQEKLLHRLQNLKKIQMDNRTVQSKALWELPQLFEKASSLADNTMRRRRRRQARNRMRLKA